One region of Mangifera indica cultivar Alphonso chromosome 3, CATAS_Mindica_2.1, whole genome shotgun sequence genomic DNA includes:
- the LOC123212123 gene encoding RAN GTPase-activating protein 2-like, which translates to MDATAENSQRRPLSIKLWPPSQNTRQMLVERMTNNLTSKSIFTQRYGVLTREEAEENAKKIEDVAFTTSNQHYEKEPDGDGSSAVQLYARECSKRLLEVLKKGPGHKEERGVLTSEETKDDQQELASEKVNAAHETLFDISKGQRAFLEAEEAEEILRPLKEPGNSFTKICFSNRSFGLKAARVVEPILVSLKGQLKEVDLADFIAGRPEEEALEVMNIFASALEGSILRSLNLSNNALGEKGVRAFGALLKSQSSLEELYLMNDGISEEAARAVCELIPSTEKLKILHFHNNMTGDEGALAISEVVKHSPLLEDFRCSSTRIGSEGGIALSEALESCTRLKKLDLRDNMFGVEAGIVLSKALSRHADLTEVYLSYLNLEDEGTIAIVNALKESAPLLKVLELAGNDITAEAALVISACIAVKQHLVKLNLSENELKDEGAVHISKALEEGHDQLKELDMSANFIRRAGARLLAQMVIKKPGFSLLNINSNIISDEGIDEVTELFKKSPDLLGALDENDPEGGDGDDKSGEGEGDEDELESKLKNLEVGGEDD; encoded by the coding sequence ATGGATGCTACAGCAGAGAATTCACAACGCCGTCCTTTGTCAATTAAACTATGGCCTCCAAGCCAAAACACACGCCAAATGCTTGTGGAACGTATGACAAACAATCTCACATCTAAATCCATTTTCACCCAGAGATACGGTGTTTTGACCCGGGAGGAGGCTgaagaaaatgcaaaaaagATTGAGGATGTGGCTTTCACCACTTCAAATCAGCACTATGAGAAGGAGCCTGATGGTGATGGAAGTTCTGCAGTCCAGCTTTATGCTAGGGAATGCAGTAAGCGTTTGCTTGAAGTTCTTAAGAAAGGCCCTGGACATAAGGAAGAGAGAGGTGTTTTAACATCTGAGGAAACCAAGGATGACCAGCAAGAGTTGGCATCTGAGAAAGTCAATGCAGCGCATGAAACCTTGTTTGATATATCTAAAGGACAGCGAGCCTTTCTTGAGGCAGAGGAGGCTGAGGAGATATTAAGGCCATTAAAGGAGCCTGGAAACTCTTTTACTAAGATATGCTTTAGCAATAGAAGCTTTGGTTTAAAAGCAGCCAGAGTTGTTGAGCCTATTTTGGTTTCCCTCAAGGGTCAGTTGAAGGAAGTTGACCTCGCAGATTTTATTGCAGGAAGACCGGAAGAAGAGGCTCTTGAAGTTATGAATATATTCGCATCTGCCCTGGAAGGTAGCATTTTGAGGTCTCTAAACCTCTCGAATAATGCCTTGGGTGAGAAAGGTGTCAGGGCTTTTGGGGCTCTCCTGAAATCACAGAGTTCATTGGAGGAGCTCTACTTAATGAATGATGGTATCTCAGAAGAAGCTGCACGTGCAGTTTGTGAATTGATTCCCTCCACAGAGAAGCTTAAGATCCttcattttcataataatatgACAGGCGATGAAGGGGCCCTTGCTATCTCCGAGGTTGTAAAGCATTCTCCATTGTTAGAGGATTTTCGGTGCTCCTCAACTAGAATAGGCTCGGAAGGAGGAATTGCATTATCAGAAGCACTTGAGAGTTGTACTCGATTGAAGAAGCTTGACCTGCGCGATAACATGTTTGGAGTGGAGGCTGGAATTGTACTAAGTAAAGCTCTTTCTAGGCATGCTGATCTCACTGAGGTTTACCTGAGCTATCTCAACTTGGAAGATGAAGGTACAATTGCCATAGTCAATGCCCTCAAGGAATCTGCTCCTTTGCTTAAAGTCCTGGAGCTGGCTGGGAATGACATTACAGCTGAAGCTGCTCTTGTTATATCTGCTTGTATAGCAGTGAAGCAGCATCTTGTCAAGTTAAACTTGTCTGAAAATGAACTTAAAGATGAAGGTGCTGTCCACATTAGCAAGGCCTTGGAAGAGGGGCATGACCAGCTGAAGGAACTTGATATGAGTGCCAACTTTATAAGACGAGCTGGAGCTCGACTCTTGGCACAGATGGTTATTAAAAAACCTGGGTTTAGTCTGCTGAAcattaattcaaatatcatcTCTGATGAAGGCATTGATGAGGTAACAGAATTATTTAAGAAATCACCTGATTTGCTTGGAGCCCTGGACGAGAATGACCCTGAAGGAGGTGATGGTGATGACAAATCCGGAGAGGGCGAAGGTGATGAGGATGAATTGGAATCGAAGCTGAAGAATCTTGAAGTTGGTGGTGAAGATGATTAA